In Stieleria varia, one genomic interval encodes:
- a CDS encoding EF-hand domain-containing protein, whose translation MFKKTRALLIPGLLAAAMAGTTIAQDGERERGPRDGDRGAERGPRDGDRGPGGPRDGDRGPGGPRDGDRGPGGPRGFGGPGGPGGGPEMMMRMMPVLAALDADHDGKISKSEIDNAAVALRTLDKNSDGQLTAEELRPEFPGRGPGGPEGRGPGGPEGRGPEGRGPGGPEGRGPGGRGPGGPEGRGPGGEASVEGAVQRMLQMDKNNDGSLTADELPERMAAMIDRADSDGDGKLSKAELTKMAEARMARGGEGDRPQFRGRGGDREGQPGGERPRRPESE comes from the coding sequence ATGTTCAAGAAAACACGAGCCCTGTTGATCCCAGGTTTGTTGGCGGCCGCGATGGCCGGAACCACAATCGCTCAAGACGGCGAACGAGAACGAGGACCACGCGACGGTGACCGCGGAGCGGAGCGTGGCCCCCGTGACGGTGATCGAGGCCCTGGCGGTCCGCGCGACGGTGATCGAGGTCCTGGCGGTCCGCGCGACGGTGACCGTGGACCGGGAGGTCCTCGTGGATTCGGCGGTCCGGGTGGCCCAGGTGGCGGTCCGGAAATGATGATGCGGATGATGCCCGTACTGGCTGCCTTGGACGCAGACCATGACGGCAAGATCTCCAAGTCAGAAATCGACAACGCCGCCGTCGCCCTTCGCACCCTGGACAAAAACAGTGACGGTCAACTGACCGCCGAAGAACTGCGTCCCGAATTCCCAGGTCGCGGTCCCGGTGGCCCGGAAGGACGTGGCCCTGGTGGACCAGAAGGTCGTGGCCCAGAAGGTCGTGGACCTGGCGGCCCAGAAGGTCGTGGACCTGGTGGTCGCGGTCCTGGCGGCCCAGAAGGTCGCGGTCCCGGTGGGGAAGCGTCTGTCGAGGGGGCCGTGCAACGTATGCTGCAAATGGACAAAAACAATGACGGAAGCCTGACCGCCGATGAACTGCCCGAGCGAATGGCTGCCATGATTGATCGTGCCGACTCCGATGGCGACGGCAAACTGTCCAAGGCCGAACTTACAAAGATGGCAGAAGCAAGAATGGCTCGTGGCGGCGAAGGCGACCGCCCACAATTCCGAGGTCGTGGGGGCGACCGAGAAGGTCAACCAGGCGGAGAGCGACCACGTCGTCCCGAGTCCGAGTGA
- a CDS encoding protocatechuate 3,4-dioxygenase, with amino-acid sequence MNISTFNRRQALTAGIAASAMMTTRGLFAEQLVQTAAMTEGPFYPDKLPLDTDNDLLVINDAITPAVGEITHLTGKVLTASGSPVRNAYVEIWQVDNQGAYLHTGSSNRERRDGNFQGYGRFLTDSAGRYYFRTIKPVPYPGRTPHIHFAVSQSGKRVLTTQMLIAGEKQNDTDGLVKRIRDPEALKSILVDFKPMAESTLGELTANFDIVLGKTPKDG; translated from the coding sequence GTGAACATCTCAACGTTCAATCGGCGTCAAGCGCTCACCGCGGGCATCGCTGCGTCGGCGATGATGACCACGCGTGGCCTATTTGCGGAGCAGTTGGTGCAGACGGCTGCGATGACAGAAGGTCCGTTTTACCCAGACAAGTTGCCTTTGGATACAGACAACGATCTGCTGGTCATCAACGACGCGATCACACCTGCCGTCGGCGAGATCACACATTTAACAGGAAAAGTGTTGACGGCCAGTGGATCTCCCGTTCGCAATGCGTATGTGGAGATATGGCAAGTCGACAATCAGGGAGCCTATTTGCACACCGGCAGCAGCAATCGCGAACGTCGCGACGGAAATTTCCAAGGATACGGTCGATTTTTGACCGACTCCGCTGGGCGCTACTACTTCCGAACGATCAAACCGGTGCCATACCCCGGTCGCACGCCACACATCCACTTTGCCGTCAGCCAATCCGGCAAGCGAGTCCTGACGACTCAAATGCTGATTGCTGGCGAAAAACAGAACGACACAGACGGTTTGGTGAAACGCATCCGTGACCCCGAGGCGTTGAAGTCCATTTTGGTGGATTTCAAGCCGATGGCGGAGTCCACCCTGGGTGAACTGACTGCAAATTTTGACATCGTTTTGGGCAAGACGCCAAAAGATGGCTGA
- a CDS encoding CPXCG motif-containing cysteine-rich protein: MGDEKTFDTDGMYVCDHCGEEIVIPLDPMAGSHQDYVEDCPVCCHPSVIHVDWDDETARVWAESEQDRY, encoded by the coding sequence ATGGGCGACGAAAAGACATTTGATACCGACGGGATGTACGTGTGTGACCACTGCGGTGAAGAAATCGTGATTCCGTTGGATCCGATGGCAGGTTCGCACCAGGACTATGTGGAAGATTGCCCGGTTTGCTGCCATCCCAGCGTGATCCACGTGGACTGGGACGACGAGACCGCCCGCGTCTGGGCCGAGTCCGAGCAAGACCGATACTAG
- a CDS encoding TIGR04283 family arsenosugar biosynthesis glycosyltransferase, producing MTSHSVSVIIPTLREEGSIAETIQSVIDAGADEIIVADGGSEDQTIAVARAAGVDQVVESSPGRGIQLAKGAEVASSEWLLFLHADNRLAVQCIDQIRQLDAEQIWGAFEQSIEATGWLYRWLETGNAARVRWRQMPFGDQAIFVRRRVYHQVGGFPAIPLMEDVEFSRRLRKVGRALLLPGPVLVDARRWQRRGVVRQTARNWTIQIAYRMGVSPDRLRAWYR from the coding sequence ATGACGTCTCACAGCGTTTCGGTGATCATCCCGACGTTGCGAGAGGAAGGCTCGATCGCAGAGACGATTCAATCGGTGATCGATGCGGGAGCGGATGAAATCATCGTTGCCGACGGCGGCAGTGAGGATCAAACGATCGCTGTCGCGCGTGCCGCTGGAGTTGATCAAGTGGTGGAGTCGTCGCCGGGACGAGGTATCCAATTGGCCAAGGGTGCCGAGGTGGCGTCGAGCGAGTGGCTATTGTTCTTGCACGCCGACAATCGCTTGGCTGTGCAGTGCATTGATCAAATCAGGCAATTGGATGCGGAGCAGATTTGGGGCGCGTTTGAGCAGTCCATTGAAGCGACGGGATGGCTTTATCGATGGCTTGAGACGGGTAACGCGGCGCGAGTGCGATGGCGTCAGATGCCTTTCGGTGACCAAGCGATTTTCGTTCGCAGGCGGGTGTATCATCAGGTCGGCGGTTTTCCCGCGATACCATTGATGGAGGACGTTGAGTTCTCTCGACGGCTCCGCAAAGTTGGTCGAGCCCTTCTGTTGCCCGGCCCGGTGCTTGTGGATGCCCGCCGTTGGCAGCGTCGCGGAGTCGTGCGTCAAACGGCACGCAATTGGACGATCCAGATCGCGTACCGCATGGGTGTTTCGCCGGACCGATTAAGAGCTTGGTATCGGTAG
- a CDS encoding LptF/LptG family permease has protein sequence MIGNPITPFFTSKSLFRHVTKIDRYVLLLYLRTVLVCFCSLGGIFVVFHAFTKMDQLLAMASDGSGMVSVMARYYGPYMVLLFDWTGAIISLMAFLFVVGWLRGTGELTATLAAGISHGRIFRPMIFAAAVLVLVQLASRELLIPNMRDALSLKASDLTGDAEQLISPSYDQANGILLEGKSIKPRSRLVLEPSFRLDGDFPGYGDVLMADTAQWMAATEEHPEGYLLQNVVDPENIDSLPSLAAGDRPVLMTSRDQVWLSTRECFVATTVNTDILQTDQSSTRLCSSAELVKRLRNPAVHNSMKTRVLLHERLIRVPLDFSLFLLGLPLVINRRGRNLFVMIGIAIGTVIGFFVLKTVASAMGGNGYLVSPAVAAWLPLIILGPFAYVRLREAHSL, from the coding sequence ATGATCGGCAATCCAATCACACCCTTTTTTACCAGCAAATCGCTTTTCCGCCACGTGACCAAGATTGATCGCTACGTCCTGTTGCTGTATTTGCGAACCGTCTTGGTTTGCTTTTGCTCATTGGGGGGCATTTTTGTGGTCTTTCACGCATTCACCAAGATGGACCAGTTGCTCGCAATGGCGTCCGATGGCAGCGGGATGGTGTCTGTGATGGCACGTTACTACGGGCCCTACATGGTGCTGCTATTTGATTGGACGGGCGCGATCATTTCATTGATGGCATTCTTGTTCGTTGTCGGTTGGCTACGAGGGACCGGAGAGTTGACGGCAACGTTGGCCGCCGGGATTTCGCATGGTCGGATTTTTCGTCCGATGATTTTTGCGGCCGCCGTGTTGGTTTTGGTCCAGTTGGCCAGTCGTGAACTGTTGATCCCCAACATGCGTGACGCGTTGTCGCTCAAGGCCAGCGATTTGACGGGCGATGCGGAGCAGTTGATCTCGCCCAGTTACGATCAAGCCAACGGGATTTTGCTGGAAGGCAAGTCGATCAAGCCGCGAAGTCGTCTCGTATTGGAGCCGAGTTTCCGCCTCGACGGCGATTTCCCTGGATACGGCGATGTGCTGATGGCCGATACGGCGCAGTGGATGGCGGCGACCGAGGAACATCCCGAAGGTTACTTGTTGCAAAACGTGGTGGATCCCGAGAACATCGATTCGCTGCCGTCACTGGCTGCAGGCGATCGGCCGGTGTTGATGACATCGCGGGATCAAGTTTGGTTGAGCACGCGTGAGTGTTTCGTTGCAACGACGGTCAACACGGACATCTTGCAGACGGACCAGTCGTCCACGCGATTGTGCTCCAGCGCAGAGCTCGTCAAGCGTCTGCGAAATCCAGCCGTACACAACAGCATGAAGACACGCGTGCTGTTGCATGAGCGACTGATCCGAGTCCCCCTAGACTTTTCGCTTTTCCTGCTCGGGTTGCCACTGGTGATCAATCGCCGTGGACGCAATCTGTTTGTGATGATCGGTATCGCGATCGGAACGGTGATCGGATTCTTTGTGCTCAAGACCGTTGCCAGCGCGATGGGAGGCAACGGCTACCTTGTTTCGCCAGCCGTCGCCGCTTGGCTGCCTCTGATCATCTTGGGGCCGTTTGCGTATGTGCGATTGCGAGAAGCCCATTCGCTATGA
- a CDS encoding ATP-dependent 6-phosphofructokinase: MYSEDEIRVEQLGECRYESPLTPLLDYRQYSINYVEESDRILVDNTVSSLSDELQSGRALTGLEPAGARRKIFFDPATTRAGIVTCGGLCPGLNNVIRSLVNEFTRRYQIQSVFGFCNGYQGLVSASERPPVELTPDSVKDIHEHGGTILGSSRGQQNPSEIVDRLLEMEINILMVIGGDGTIRGAMAIAEEVSKRQLEISVIGVPKTIDNDIMFTDQSFGFQTAIAEGTSAVRAAHVEACGAPQGVGLVKLMGRHSGFIACYASLAVNDANFVLIPEVPFELDGEHGLLACLKQRLRQSGNAVIVVAEGAGQHLMQRVNQTDASGNQRLGDVGVWLKSEIERHFAENDWCLNLKYIDPSYVIRSVPANPYDSVYCSRLAHNAVHAAMSGRTKMVVSRWHTRFVHVPMSLAIRERNCVDPNGDLWMTVLESTGQPPRFG, translated from the coding sequence ATGTACAGCGAAGACGAGATTCGAGTCGAGCAACTTGGAGAGTGCCGGTATGAGTCTCCGCTAACGCCTCTATTGGATTACCGTCAGTACTCGATCAACTACGTCGAAGAGTCCGATCGAATCTTGGTCGACAACACGGTCTCGTCATTGAGCGATGAGCTGCAATCGGGACGTGCTTTGACCGGATTGGAGCCAGCGGGTGCTCGTCGAAAGATCTTCTTTGATCCCGCAACAACGCGAGCGGGAATTGTGACCTGTGGTGGTCTGTGTCCCGGCCTGAACAACGTCATTCGTTCTTTGGTCAACGAGTTCACCCGGCGCTATCAGATCCAATCGGTTTTTGGTTTCTGCAACGGATATCAAGGCCTGGTGTCAGCTTCGGAGCGTCCGCCGGTGGAACTCACTCCCGATTCGGTCAAGGACATTCATGAACACGGCGGTACCATTTTGGGATCATCGCGTGGTCAACAGAATCCTAGCGAGATTGTCGATCGTCTATTGGAAATGGAGATCAATATTTTGATGGTCATCGGCGGTGATGGCACGATTCGTGGTGCGATGGCGATCGCAGAGGAGGTTTCAAAGCGGCAACTGGAGATCTCCGTCATCGGAGTACCCAAGACAATCGACAACGACATCATGTTCACCGATCAGAGTTTCGGTTTTCAAACCGCGATTGCGGAAGGCACCTCCGCGGTCCGCGCGGCGCATGTGGAGGCTTGCGGGGCACCCCAGGGTGTCGGGTTGGTCAAGCTGATGGGTCGACACAGTGGCTTCATCGCTTGCTATGCGTCTTTGGCGGTGAACGACGCAAACTTTGTGTTGATCCCCGAGGTGCCGTTTGAGCTGGATGGAGAACACGGCTTGCTCGCTTGCCTGAAACAACGGCTTCGGCAAAGCGGCAATGCGGTGATCGTGGTCGCCGAGGGCGCAGGACAGCACTTGATGCAACGTGTCAACCAAACGGATGCGTCGGGGAATCAGCGATTGGGTGACGTCGGTGTCTGGCTCAAGTCAGAGATCGAACGACATTTTGCTGAAAACGATTGGTGTTTGAACCTCAAGTACATCGACCCCAGCTATGTGATCCGCAGTGTGCCGGCCAATCCGTATGACAGCGTCTACTGTTCGAGGTTGGCTCACAACGCGGTGCATGCGGCGATGAGTGGACGGACCAAGATGGTCGTCAGTCGTTGGCACACCCGATTTGTTCACGTCCCGATGTCGTTGGCGATTCGTGAGCGAAACTGCGTCGACCCCAACGGCGACCTCTGGATGACTGTCTTGGAATCCACCGGCCAGCCGCCGCGGTTTGGTTGA
- a CDS encoding DMT family transporter, with translation MRDFLKLHLVVVLWGFTAVLGNLIDLSAAQVVFIRSSLAALILAVMLRRFLIIDRRLAMALIGNGMLLGAHWVLFFLAVKISTVSICMVGMATVSFWTAVLEPMMIAKQRWQGVNLILGLVVVGGVYLIYRGETQFHAGIVVASLSALLACVFSIFNGGLSGHAGERVIVMYEMAGSAIFCALALGLSEYFGWGLASDRWFPTLWEWGWIAILVLACTIYAYQVYVELLKRLSVFTINFANNLEPVYGILLGSLLFRDHQRMGASFFAGTAIIVVAVIAQPWLERRQRQRR, from the coding sequence GTGCGCGACTTCCTCAAACTGCATTTGGTAGTTGTGCTTTGGGGCTTCACTGCGGTCTTGGGAAACCTGATCGATCTGAGTGCTGCTCAAGTCGTTTTCATCCGCAGTTCACTTGCCGCTTTGATACTTGCGGTCATGCTACGCAGGTTTTTGATCATCGACCGTCGGTTGGCAATGGCATTGATCGGCAACGGGATGCTGTTGGGTGCTCACTGGGTGCTGTTTTTTCTGGCGGTCAAGATCTCCACGGTATCCATTTGCATGGTGGGAATGGCCACGGTTTCATTTTGGACCGCGGTGCTGGAACCGATGATGATCGCCAAGCAGCGATGGCAAGGCGTCAACTTGATCCTCGGTCTGGTGGTGGTCGGCGGCGTCTATCTGATCTATCGCGGCGAGACGCAGTTTCATGCGGGGATCGTGGTCGCGTCGCTCTCCGCGTTGTTGGCTTGTGTCTTCTCGATTTTCAATGGCGGTCTATCGGGACATGCTGGCGAGCGGGTCATCGTGATGTACGAGATGGCAGGTTCAGCGATCTTTTGCGCCCTTGCGTTGGGACTCTCGGAGTATTTCGGCTGGGGGCTTGCGTCCGATCGCTGGTTTCCCACGCTCTGGGAATGGGGATGGATTGCCATTCTGGTCCTCGCGTGCACGATTTATGCTTACCAGGTTTACGTCGAGCTACTCAAGCGGCTCAGTGTGTTCACGATCAACTTTGCCAACAACCTGGAACCCGTCTACGGCATCCTGCTCGGTTCGTTGCTATTTAGGGATCATCAGCGGATGGGAGCAAGCTTTTTTGCCGGAACTGCGATCATTGTCGTCGCGGTGATTGCCCAACCCTGGCTGGAACGTCGCCAGCGTCAAAGGCGTTGA
- a CDS encoding SPFH domain-containing protein, whose product MGWFVGGFVFGMMLIPLILGVARFFGLYVCVGECKSHVFTLFGKVIGTIDEPGLHIPVLRFGGRAMLVPFFGKSYVVDTSLRQHYLRSQMVNSEEGTPMGVGIWYEMRVTEPVSYLFTNANPDGSLQANVTSSTISTLSNLEMEKMLEDRHSLSRTVRETVSPLSEKWGYTLGSVYIRKVAFTDRLMVDNITEKVVKRLVQVTSAMKQDGENRVGLIKSETAFKVSQKMAEASASRPKIVGKALNEIAAVDKEILDTVLSVMEVDALIASNASVDLLPESSNLLLQVGSDKQSGVRRRAGNDA is encoded by the coding sequence ATGGGATGGTTTGTCGGCGGTTTTGTTTTTGGGATGATGTTGATCCCCTTGATTCTCGGGGTCGCGAGATTCTTTGGCTTGTACGTGTGCGTCGGTGAATGCAAATCGCACGTGTTCACGCTGTTTGGAAAGGTCATCGGCACGATCGACGAACCAGGGCTGCACATTCCGGTTCTCCGCTTCGGAGGCAGGGCGATGCTGGTGCCATTTTTTGGAAAATCGTATGTCGTCGACACTTCGCTGCGACAACATTATCTACGTAGCCAGATGGTCAATTCGGAGGAAGGTACGCCGATGGGTGTCGGCATCTGGTACGAAATGCGTGTCACCGAACCGGTCTCCTACTTGTTCACCAACGCAAATCCAGATGGTTCGCTGCAGGCAAACGTGACCAGTTCGACGATTTCGACGCTCAGCAATCTTGAGATGGAAAAGATGCTGGAGGATAGACACTCGTTGAGTCGAACCGTTCGGGAGACGGTTTCTCCGCTTTCGGAAAAATGGGGCTACACACTCGGTTCGGTCTACATTCGAAAGGTCGCGTTCACTGATCGGTTGATGGTCGACAACATCACCGAGAAAGTGGTCAAGCGTCTTGTGCAGGTCACCAGCGCGATGAAACAAGACGGTGAGAACCGCGTCGGTTTGATCAAGAGTGAAACGGCGTTCAAGGTGTCACAGAAAATGGCCGAAGCATCCGCGTCGCGTCCAAAGATTGTGGGCAAAGCGTTGAACGAGATTGCGGCCGTCGACAAAGAGATCTTGGACACCGTGCTGTCGGTGATGGAAGTCGACGCGTTGATCGCTTCCAACGCCTCGGTCGATCTCCTGCCGGAGTCGAGCAACCTGTTGTTGCAAGTGGGATCGGACAAGCAGTCAGGTGTGCGCCGTCGGGCGGGGAACGACGCCTAG
- a CDS encoding SPFH domain-containing protein has product MSFIIGLILGIIVYSFFRCIAGGLYTVSPDQRAVVTSFGKADRLRAVEPPPGDEGASGLSSEEQNRYEYPQVRVVRPGGPYFKMPWQDVHKVSVATQAVDLSWDPSKSQDTIEAVTKDNLTTGINGQLRYRISESNLYPYLFGVASPLEHVMGYFVSVLRERVANFVDPKGQNLLAATAPEGEPEMSTSAVDLSEGVSINDLRKNLPLLNQYMEEQCRSTTGRYGIELDAALITEIDPPAEVDRALSAINSTRNQVAADLSTARADSEQQITMSARAVEIATNNAQAEVAPLRELAQTLTEIKKEGGSSCLRAYLRNARIPLYSIANRVIETTDKGEPG; this is encoded by the coding sequence ATGTCATTCATCATCGGATTGATTCTAGGCATCATCGTCTACAGCTTCTTTCGCTGCATCGCCGGCGGACTGTACACGGTCAGCCCCGATCAACGAGCCGTCGTCACCAGCTTTGGAAAAGCCGATCGGTTGCGTGCCGTTGAACCACCACCGGGCGACGAGGGGGCATCCGGTCTCAGCAGCGAAGAGCAGAACCGGTACGAGTACCCGCAGGTAAGAGTCGTGAGACCCGGCGGTCCGTACTTCAAAATGCCTTGGCAAGACGTCCACAAGGTCAGTGTGGCCACGCAAGCGGTCGACTTGTCATGGGACCCCTCGAAGTCTCAGGATACGATCGAAGCCGTCACCAAGGACAACCTGACCACGGGGATCAACGGTCAGCTTCGCTACCGTATCAGCGAGAGCAACCTCTATCCCTATTTGTTCGGCGTCGCCAGCCCGCTGGAACATGTGATGGGCTACTTCGTCTCTGTTCTACGAGAACGCGTCGCGAATTTTGTCGATCCCAAGGGCCAAAATCTTCTCGCGGCGACCGCTCCGGAGGGCGAACCTGAAATGTCGACCAGCGCGGTGGATCTCTCCGAAGGCGTCTCGATCAACGACCTGAGAAAGAACTTGCCGCTGCTAAATCAGTACATGGAGGAACAGTGCCGTTCCACCACGGGACGTTACGGCATCGAACTCGATGCTGCCTTGATCACGGAAATTGACCCGCCGGCCGAAGTCGACCGAGCGCTGTCGGCGATCAACAGCACTCGCAACCAAGTCGCCGCCGATCTGAGTACCGCTCGAGCCGATAGCGAGCAGCAGATCACGATGAGTGCCCGCGCCGTTGAGATCGCGACCAACAACGCACAAGCCGAAGTGGCACCACTTCGTGAACTTGCGCAAACGCTGACTGAGATCAAAAAGGAAGGCGGCTCGTCTTGCTTGCGTGCCTACCTTCGCAACGCACGCATTCCTCTGTATTCGATCGCCAACCGAGTGATTGAGACGACTGACAAGGGTGAACCGGGATAG